The proteins below come from a single Candidatus Hydrogenedentota bacterium genomic window:
- a CDS encoding type II toxin-antitoxin system HicB family antitoxin, with the protein MCDYPITIFPSVEDEGWIAEIPDLPGCSAFGESPEEALREVLAAKRLWIETKDADRAMGDAESPSERRLPPALPTDEQIADALRRAHRTMLIEHKRAGVPVVVWEDGKIVHIPPEEIVIPELSSRDEDS; encoded by the coding sequence ATGTGTGACTATCCAATCACGATCTTTCCGAGCGTAGAAGATGAGGGCTGGATTGCTGAGATTCCCGACCTTCCTGGTTGTTCAGCATTCGGTGAATCGCCCGAGGAAGCACTGAGAGAAGTTCTCGCTGCGAAAAGACTGTGGATTGAAACCAAAGATGCTGACAGGGCGATGGGCGATGCTGAATCGCCATCGGAACGACGTCTGCCCCCCGCGCTTCCTACCGACGAACAGATTGCGGACGCTTTGAGACGCGCCCATCGCACGATGCTTATCGAGCACAAGCGTGCTGGAGTTCCCGTCGTTGTATGGGAAGATGGAAAGATTGTGCATATTCCACCCGAAGAGATTGTAATACCGGAACTGTCCAGCCGAGACGAGGATTCTTAG
- a CDS encoding DUF4189 domain-containing protein, whose product MTHKGFRLLSIRRACGYWRRFAAIVIACCFADAQVWAASAWAYESGTGIVGKGVASTVNKAKQKARTDCENNGANPSLVNDLSSTFTPGYGAVYISDNGAGGLKIGASLGYNKKKKAKKRAKEFCQISGGTNCQLIDTVHDPGKNGVKRGNKRRTGRAVSLGE is encoded by the coding sequence ATGACGCACAAGGGGTTCCGGCTGTTATCGATACGACGCGCGTGCGGCTATTGGCGGCGCTTTGCCGCCATTGTCATTGCATGTTGTTTCGCCGATGCGCAGGTATGGGCAGCGAGTGCGTGGGCGTATGAAAGCGGAACGGGAATTGTCGGCAAAGGCGTGGCATCGACGGTCAACAAAGCGAAACAGAAAGCGCGGACAGATTGCGAGAACAACGGCGCGAACCCAAGTCTCGTTAACGATCTCAGTTCTACCTTCACACCCGGTTACGGCGCGGTGTACATATCGGATAACGGCGCGGGCGGACTGAAAATTGGCGCCTCGCTGGGCTACAACAAGAAGAAGAAGGCGAAGAAACGGGCCAAAGAGTTCTGCCAGATCAGCGGCGGCACGAACTGCCAACTTATCGACACGGTGCACGATCCTGGAAAGAATGGCGTAAAGCGAGGCAACAAGCGGCGTACCGGGAGAGCGGTTTCGCTGGGCGAATAA
- a CDS encoding HlyC/CorC family transporter, with translation MGEIWFEIVIVFLLLLINGVFAMTEIAVVSARKARLRQMADQGSSGSKVALELSESPSQFLATVQVGITLVGIFAGAFGGATIAEIIDDWLQSIPVLAPYGESIGLGIVVICITYFSLVIGELVPKRIALGNPEGIASRVAVPMKLLSKIASPGVRLLSASTDALLYVLPFKPSAETAVTEEEIRLLMQEGLRSGAFNEVESEIVHSALELDQLTVEDIMTPRIKITWLDKNEPHEAVWHKIAVSGHTFFPVYEGTRDNIVGIVSIKALYANLAAGLPARIPDLMTDPLVVPATQPVMQLLDTFRRTGKHIALVVDEFGGIDGLVALNDVMEAILGDFPSREERLRPDCKQRADGTWLVDGLVSIDRLQEILPGLVVSDEDAEDVQTLAGLVMKRLGRIPNEGEQFRYQDFQFEVIDMDRHRVDKLLIGRAPQQEEPEE, from the coding sequence ATGGGTGAAATCTGGTTCGAGATTGTAATTGTATTTCTGCTTTTGCTGATTAACGGGGTTTTCGCGATGACGGAGATCGCCGTGGTGTCGGCGCGGAAAGCGCGGCTGAGGCAGATGGCCGACCAGGGGAGTTCCGGCTCGAAGGTGGCGCTGGAGTTGTCCGAATCGCCGAGCCAGTTTCTCGCGACCGTTCAGGTGGGCATCACACTTGTCGGCATTTTTGCGGGCGCGTTCGGCGGTGCTACGATTGCCGAAATCATTGACGACTGGTTGCAGTCGATACCCGTGCTTGCGCCGTATGGAGAGTCGATCGGATTGGGCATTGTGGTGATTTGCATCACCTACTTCTCGCTCGTGATCGGTGAGCTTGTGCCCAAGCGCATCGCACTCGGCAACCCCGAGGGCATTGCATCGCGCGTTGCGGTGCCAATGAAACTGCTCTCGAAGATCGCTTCGCCCGGAGTAAGATTACTTAGCGCGTCGACGGACGCGCTGTTGTACGTGCTCCCCTTCAAGCCGAGCGCGGAGACGGCGGTTACGGAAGAGGAAATTCGACTGCTCATGCAGGAGGGACTTCGCTCCGGCGCCTTCAACGAAGTCGAAAGCGAGATAGTACACAGCGCCCTCGAGCTCGATCAGTTGACGGTCGAAGACATCATGACGCCGCGCATCAAGATCACGTGGCTGGACAAGAACGAGCCCCACGAAGCGGTCTGGCACAAAATCGCCGTCAGCGGCCACACCTTTTTCCCTGTGTACGAAGGCACGCGCGACAATATTGTGGGGATTGTGTCGATCAAGGCGCTCTACGCAAACCTTGCGGCGGGCCTGCCCGCGCGCATTCCGGACCTGATGACCGATCCGTTGGTCGTGCCGGCGACGCAGCCTGTCATGCAACTCCTCGATACGTTTCGCCGAACAGGAAAACACATCGCGCTAGTCGTTGACGAGTTCGGCGGCATCGACGGCCTTGTCGCTTTGAACGACGTGATGGAGGCGATACTCGGCGATTTTCCGTCGCGCGAGGAGCGCCTTCGACCGGACTGCAAACAGCGAGCGGACGGCACGTGGTTGGTAGACGGGCTCGTGTCGATCGACCGTTTGCAGGAAATCCTTCCCGGCCTCGTGGTGTCGGACGAAGACGCGGAGGACGTGCAGACGCTTGCGGGTCTGGTCATGAAACGTCTTGGCCGAATTCCGAACGAGGGCGAACAGTTTCGCTACCAGGATTTCCAGTTCGAGGTAATTGACATGGATCGCCACAGGGTGGACAAGCTGTTGATCGGGCGCGCGCCGCAGCAGGAAGAGCCGGAAGAGTAG
- a CDS encoding DUF2442 domain-containing protein, which yields MQATAPITAVRISTDENTLTIVLADRTIQIPWSECSDKLARAGAEQRRDAELSPGGYGIHWPQLDEDLSVNGLVLAYDSRTTP from the coding sequence ATGCAAGCCACTGCACCGATAACCGCCGTCCGAATCTCGACCGACGAGAACACGCTTACGATCGTATTGGCTGATCGGACCATTCAGATACCGTGGAGTGAATGCTCGGATAAGCTAGCCCGCGCGGGCGCGGAACAGCGGCGCGACGCCGAACTTTCTCCCGGTGGGTATGGTATCCACTGGCCGCAATTGGACGAGGATTTGTCCGTGAATGGGTTAGTCCTAGCCTACGATTCCCGAACGACTCCATAA
- a CDS encoding FdhF/YdeP family oxidoreductase, whose translation MSDSCSARKMPKSAGGWASLVYAMRKARQVGGVARLYRALRAKNACKTCALGMGGQLGGMVNEAGHFPEVCKKSIQAMAADMQGRIPDEFFTTFDLRTMQGFTPRELEAAGRIVDPLIAAHGETHYRKISWDDALDKIAAKLKSAPPDETFFYFSGRSSNEAGFLLNLFARVYGTNNVNNCSYYCHQASGVGLSSIYGSGTASIVLDDIEHCDTLFLVGANPASNHPRLMSTILRLKRRGGKVIVVNPIRELGLVNFSVPSSVRSMMFGTRIADIYVQPHIGGDIAFFIGVAKALLERGVVDRDFIANATDGWEPFERHLNSVTWDEIIQQSGVNRTAIDRVTDAYAASKGAVFAWAMGVTHHAHGVQNVQAIGNVALMRGMLGRRYAGLLPIRGHSNVQGIGSMGVTPKLKAEVLKKLEERFGVSLPTRPGQDTMGSMIDASQGKVRVAFCIGGNLYGSNPDANFAADALSRIDLVVYMNTTLNTGHAMGLGKETIILPVLARDEERQSTTQESMFNYVRLSDGGPVRHVGPRSEVEVVAGIAKRVFGESSPVDWRKMEEHNAIREAIAAIIPGYREIEAVDKTKQEFQLAGRTFHAPKFATPSGKANFHTVPIPKLKGNGNGSLRLMTLRSEGQFNTVVYEDEDYYRGQERRDVILLNKGDIESLGVKENDTVTVRSSCGALQNVVVRAFDIRAGNAAMYYPEANVLVPRDIDPASKTPAFKSIEIRIER comes from the coding sequence ATGTCCGACAGTTGTTCCGCGCGAAAAATGCCGAAGTCCGCGGGAGGGTGGGCTTCCCTAGTCTACGCGATGCGCAAGGCTCGGCAGGTGGGCGGCGTAGCGCGCCTGTATCGCGCGCTCCGCGCGAAGAACGCCTGCAAGACCTGCGCGCTCGGAATGGGTGGCCAGCTAGGCGGCATGGTGAACGAGGCAGGGCATTTCCCCGAGGTCTGTAAAAAATCCATCCAGGCGATGGCCGCCGACATGCAGGGCCGCATACCGGATGAGTTCTTTACTACCTTCGATCTCCGGACCATGCAGGGGTTTACCCCGCGCGAATTAGAGGCTGCGGGCCGCATCGTCGACCCGCTGATTGCGGCGCATGGGGAAACGCATTACAGGAAGATTTCCTGGGACGACGCACTCGACAAGATCGCCGCAAAACTGAAATCGGCCCCGCCGGACGAAACCTTCTTTTACTTCAGCGGGCGTTCGTCTAACGAAGCCGGTTTCCTCCTGAATCTCTTCGCGCGCGTCTACGGCACGAACAACGTCAACAACTGTTCGTACTATTGCCACCAAGCCTCCGGTGTCGGCCTGAGCAGCATCTACGGCTCCGGCACCGCGAGTATCGTGCTTGACGACATCGAACACTGCGACACACTGTTCCTCGTCGGCGCAAACCCCGCGTCGAACCACCCAAGGCTGATGAGCACGATCTTGCGCCTGAAAAGGCGCGGTGGAAAAGTTATCGTCGTCAACCCCATTCGCGAACTCGGACTTGTGAATTTCAGTGTTCCATCGAGTGTGCGCAGTATGATGTTTGGCACGCGCATCGCCGATATCTACGTGCAACCGCATATCGGCGGCGACATCGCCTTCTTCATCGGCGTTGCCAAAGCGCTGCTCGAGCGCGGCGTGGTCGATCGGGACTTCATCGCGAACGCAACCGACGGTTGGGAACCGTTCGAGCGCCATCTGAATTCTGTCACGTGGGACGAAATCATCCAACAGTCCGGCGTTAATCGCACGGCCATCGATCGCGTGACCGATGCGTATGCGGCATCGAAGGGCGCGGTGTTTGCCTGGGCAATGGGCGTCACCCACCACGCGCACGGCGTGCAGAACGTTCAGGCCATTGGCAACGTCGCGCTCATGCGCGGCATGCTCGGGCGCAGGTACGCGGGCCTCCTCCCCATTCGTGGACACAGCAATGTGCAAGGCATCGGCTCGATGGGCGTTACGCCGAAACTGAAGGCGGAAGTGCTCAAGAAACTTGAAGAGCGGTTCGGCGTGTCGCTGCCGACACGGCCCGGACAGGACACCATGGGCAGCATGATCGACGCGTCGCAGGGCAAGGTGCGCGTGGCGTTCTGTATCGGCGGAAACCTCTACGGATCGAACCCGGATGCGAACTTCGCTGCGGACGCGTTGAGCAGGATCGACCTCGTCGTGTACATGAACACGACGTTGAATACCGGCCACGCGATGGGCCTCGGCAAGGAGACCATCATCCTCCCCGTCCTCGCGCGCGACGAGGAGCGCCAGTCGACCACGCAGGAGTCGATGTTCAACTACGTGCGCCTCAGCGATGGCGGCCCCGTGCGCCACGTGGGGCCGCGGAGCGAAGTTGAGGTCGTGGCCGGGATCGCGAAACGCGTCTTTGGCGAGTCGTCGCCCGTCGATTGGCGCAAGATGGAGGAGCACAACGCTATTCGCGAGGCCATCGCCGCGATCATCCCGGGATATCGGGAAATCGAAGCGGTCGACAAAACGAAACAGGAATTCCAGCTTGCCGGGCGAACGTTCCACGCACCGAAGTTCGCCACGCCAAGCGGCAAGGCCAACTTTCACACAGTTCCCATACCGAAGTTAAAGGGGAACGGGAACGGTTCGTTGCGACTCATGACGTTGCGCAGCGAGGGCCAGTTCAACACCGTGGTCTACGAAGACGAAGACTACTACCGCGGACAGGAACGCCGAGATGTCATCCTACTCAACAAGGGCGACATCGAATCCCTCGGCGTGAAAGAGAACGACACGGTTACGGTGCGTTCGTCGTGCGGCGCGTTGCAGAACGTCGTTGTCCGCGCGTTCGACATCCGCGCCGGAAACGCGGCGATGTACTACCCGGAAGCGAACGTACTCGTCCCGCGCGATATCGATCCCGCATCGAAAACGCCCGCCTTCAAAAGCATTGAGATTCGCATCGAACGTTGA
- the fdhA gene encoding formaldehyde dehydrogenase, glutathione-independent: MAGNRGVAYIKPGVVEVQKIDYPKLELGKRKCDHGVILKVVTTNICGSDQHMVRGRTTAPMGLILGHEITGQVVEAGRDVEFIKKGDICSVPFNIACGRCRNCKEGKTGICLNVNPARPGAAYGYVDMGGWVGGQAEYVMVPYADFNLLKFPDKEQAMAKIKDLTLLSDIFPTGYHGAVTAGVGPGSIVYVAGGGPVGLACAASCHLLGAACVIVGDMIPERLKQAKSFGCEVIDLKKKATLAEQIEQIVGVPEVDAAVDCVGFEARGHGAESVVERPATVLNSVMEVTRAGGAIGIPGLYVTGDPGGVDDNAKIGMLGIRIGLGWAKSHCFTTGQCPVMKYHRNLMQCILRDKIKIAKATNVTIISLNDAPKGYKDFDKGAAKKFVIDPHGMVA, translated from the coding sequence ATGGCGGGAAATCGCGGAGTAGCGTACATCAAGCCGGGTGTGGTCGAAGTCCAAAAAATCGACTATCCGAAATTGGAACTCGGCAAACGCAAATGCGACCACGGGGTAATCCTCAAGGTCGTGACAACCAACATTTGCGGCAGCGATCAGCATATGGTCCGCGGCCGCACGACGGCGCCGATGGGCCTCATCCTGGGTCACGAAATCACGGGCCAGGTCGTGGAAGCCGGGCGCGACGTCGAATTCATCAAAAAGGGCGACATCTGCTCGGTGCCGTTCAACATCGCGTGCGGACGTTGCCGCAACTGCAAGGAAGGCAAGACGGGAATCTGCCTGAACGTAAACCCGGCGCGGCCCGGCGCGGCCTATGGTTACGTGGACATGGGCGGATGGGTCGGCGGTCAGGCCGAATACGTGATGGTGCCGTACGCAGATTTCAACCTGCTGAAGTTCCCGGACAAAGAACAGGCGATGGCGAAGATTAAGGACCTCACCCTGCTCTCCGATATCTTCCCCACCGGCTATCACGGCGCAGTCACCGCCGGCGTAGGGCCCGGCTCAATCGTGTACGTTGCGGGCGGAGGGCCCGTCGGCCTTGCGTGCGCGGCGTCGTGTCACTTGCTCGGCGCGGCCTGCGTAATTGTCGGCGATATGATCCCCGAACGCCTGAAGCAGGCAAAGAGCTTCGGCTGCGAAGTCATCGACTTGAAAAAGAAGGCGACGCTCGCAGAACAAATCGAACAGATCGTCGGCGTGCCCGAAGTGGACGCGGCGGTGGACTGCGTCGGCTTTGAAGCGCGGGGGCACGGGGCCGAATCGGTCGTCGAACGGCCCGCGACGGTCTTGAACAGCGTCATGGAAGTGACGCGCGCCGGTGGTGCGATCGGGATACCTGGGTTGTACGTCACCGGCGATCCGGGCGGCGTAGACGACAACGCCAAGATCGGTATGCTCGGAATTCGCATCGGCCTCGGCTGGGCGAAGTCGCACTGCTTCACCACGGGCCAGTGTCCGGTCATGAAGTACCACCGAAACCTGATGCAATGCATCCTCCGCGACAAAATCAAAATCGCGAAGGCAACCAACGTAACCATCATCTCGCTGAACGACGCCCCGAAAGGCTACAAAGACTTCGACAAGGGCGCGGCGAAAAAGTTCGTCATCGATCCGCACGGAATGGTGGCGTAA
- a CDS encoding c-type cytochrome — MTVQARFQVFTCLICAATAVADQTAPIPARDALGMFRVPDDVRVELVAAEPDVIDPVALCFDERGRMFVVENRGYPTDDSGKGVIAMLEDPDGDGYYEKRTVFADGFDFPNGVMPWKGGIIVTCAPDLLYLKDVDGDGRADTREVLLTGFAPGGSTQLRVSHPMLGIDNWIYLTNGLSGGEIANPSKPELPPVKMGSLDGRYNPLTGVFETTAGQAQFGQAFDDLGNKYVCSNRKHIEHIVLQPGDLARNPHANLSQTVAQIPDHGEAGRIFALNEARTTAYAHAGTFTAACGIVIYRGDAMPAYLGNAFVCDPTAALIHRDILEPHGATFIAKRGEENKDFLATPDNWCRPVFLANGPDGALYMCDMYRATIEHPVYLPEEIRGFADFEGGKDCGRIYRIIGKDVKRDSQTVDETRFVHQLDSGNGWVSDTAQRLLLEKGDLSPLAFTDARPGPARLIKTLYLEQSLGKPGESLFANVRSPFPWVREHALRVARTSVNDRAKLADLALPLIHDPDARVRFVAALALGDAQDPRGTVALAEFAARAIDDEWNTAAAFSSAAYDFGTFATECMKHVDKNSASLPAFAESLAQTLAAAQSLDATRAFLETVYSNDEQAKPWQVAALRGALQGSLKNNAFDASLSALERINTCAGGNAALTHRIAGAIENAKKLAGDATVKEEVRVHAVALLGYTNFEASGALLGELVGPIAPPEVQLAAVQALARMHDDRVAQFLASDAWGGFTAPVRSAAASALLATPQRTLALLDGIERGAIPAWIIDPGTRGNLQEHRDEAIRTKARALFAEVKSVDRKKVYEEYKDSLELAPKSSSGAQVYKDLCAQCHVFNGTGFAVGPDLTSIRSQPNEAILMHILMPNWILEQGFENYTIETADLETYSGIIKAQDESSITLKCPQGIEKTIARADISSIKTASKSLMPEELEKGMTKQQLRDLIGYLKGE, encoded by the coding sequence ATGACGGTGCAGGCAAGGTTCCAGGTTTTCACGTGCTTGATTTGCGCGGCGACGGCTGTTGCCGACCAGACCGCGCCCATTCCCGCGCGCGACGCGCTTGGCATGTTTCGCGTGCCGGACGACGTGCGCGTCGAACTGGTCGCGGCGGAGCCGGACGTGATCGATCCCGTGGCGCTTTGCTTTGACGAGCGCGGACGCATGTTTGTAGTCGAAAATCGGGGTTATCCCACCGACGATTCGGGCAAGGGCGTCATCGCGATGCTCGAGGACCCCGACGGCGACGGCTATTACGAGAAGCGGACGGTTTTTGCCGACGGTTTCGATTTTCCCAACGGCGTGATGCCGTGGAAAGGCGGCATCATCGTTACGTGCGCGCCCGACCTGCTCTATCTCAAGGACGTGGATGGCGACGGGCGGGCGGACACACGGGAGGTGTTGCTCACGGGTTTCGCGCCTGGCGGTTCGACGCAACTGCGCGTGAGCCATCCGATGCTCGGCATCGATAACTGGATTTATCTCACCAACGGCCTGAGCGGCGGCGAGATTGCCAATCCGTCCAAACCCGAATTGCCTCCAGTCAAAATGGGTTCTCTGGACGGCCGCTACAACCCGCTAACCGGCGTCTTCGAAACGACTGCCGGGCAAGCACAATTCGGCCAAGCCTTCGACGATCTTGGGAACAAGTACGTGTGCAGTAACCGCAAACACATCGAGCACATCGTGCTGCAACCCGGCGATCTGGCGCGCAATCCCCACGCGAACCTGTCGCAAACGGTCGCGCAGATTCCCGATCACGGCGAAGCGGGCCGCATCTTCGCGTTGAACGAGGCGCGCACAACGGCCTACGCGCATGCCGGCACGTTCACCGCGGCCTGCGGCATCGTCATATACCGCGGCGACGCGATGCCCGCCTATCTCGGCAACGCGTTCGTGTGCGACCCGACCGCCGCCCTGATTCACCGCGACATCCTGGAACCGCACGGCGCGACATTCATCGCGAAGCGCGGCGAGGAGAACAAGGACTTTCTCGCCACGCCCGACAATTGGTGCCGACCTGTGTTTCTCGCGAACGGTCCCGATGGCGCGCTGTACATGTGCGACATGTACCGCGCGACGATCGAACATCCCGTTTATCTGCCGGAGGAAATTCGCGGTTTTGCGGATTTCGAAGGTGGAAAAGACTGCGGCCGCATCTATCGCATCATTGGCAAGGATGTGAAGCGAGATAGTCAAACGGTGGACGAAACCAGGTTCGTCCATCAACTCGACTCCGGCAACGGGTGGGTTTCGGATACTGCGCAACGCTTACTCCTGGAAAAAGGAGACCTTTCGCCGCTGGCGTTCACGGACGCGCGCCCCGGGCCAGCGCGATTGATCAAGACGTTGTACCTTGAACAGAGTTTGGGGAAACCCGGCGAAAGTCTGTTTGCGAATGTACGGAGCCCCTTCCCTTGGGTTCGCGAACATGCACTCCGCGTCGCACGAACGAGCGTGAATGACCGCGCAAAATTGGCCGACCTCGCCCTGCCGCTCATTCACGACCCGGATGCGCGCGTGCGCTTCGTTGCAGCGCTGGCGCTGGGCGACGCGCAAGACCCGCGGGGGACAGTGGCGCTCGCGGAATTCGCCGCGCGCGCCATCGATGATGAATGGAACACCGCCGCGGCCTTCAGTAGCGCCGCGTATGACTTTGGCACATTCGCGACGGAATGTATGAAACACGTCGACAAGAACTCCGCTTCGTTGCCCGCATTTGCTGAGTCCCTCGCGCAAACGCTCGCTGCGGCGCAATCGCTCGACGCAACACGCGCATTCCTAGAAACTGTGTACTCCAACGATGAGCAAGCTAAGCCATGGCAGGTCGCGGCATTGCGCGGCGCATTACAGGGCTCGCTGAAAAACAATGCGTTTGACGCAAGTCTTTCCGCTCTGGAACGCATCAACACGTGCGCGGGCGGCAACGCCGCGTTGACGCATCGAATCGCCGGCGCAATCGAGAACGCCAAGAAACTCGCCGGTGACGCAACGGTGAAGGAAGAGGTGCGTGTGCATGCCGTGGCGCTGCTCGGCTACACCAACTTTGAAGCGTCGGGCGCCCTGCTCGGAGAACTCGTCGGCCCCATTGCGCCACCGGAAGTCCAACTTGCGGCGGTACAGGCGCTCGCGCGCATGCACGACGATCGCGTCGCGCAATTCCTCGCGTCGGACGCGTGGGGCGGCTTCACCGCGCCAGTCCGCAGCGCGGCGGCAAGTGCGCTGCTTGCGACGCCTCAACGGACGCTCGCGTTGCTCGATGGAATCGAACGCGGCGCAATTCCCGCGTGGATCATCGACCCGGGAACACGCGGAAATCTACAAGAACACCGCGACGAGGCGATTAGGACAAAAGCGCGTGCGTTGTTCGCTGAAGTGAAGTCTGTCGACCGCAAGAAGGTGTACGAAGAATACAAAGACAGTCTGGAACTCGCGCCGAAATCCTCGTCCGGCGCGCAGGTGTACAAGGACCTCTGCGCGCAGTGTCACGTATTCAACGGCACGGGTTTTGCCGTCGGGCCGGACTTGACGAGTATACGCAGCCAGCCAAACGAAGCGATCCTGATGCACATCCTGATGCCGAACTGGATATTGGAGCAGGGATTCGAGAATTACACGATCGAAACCGCGGATCTGGAAACCTATTCCGGCATCATCAAAGCGCAGGACGAATCGAGCATCACGCTGAAGTGTCCGCAGGGAATCGAAAAGACCATCGCGCGCGCGGACATCTCGAGCATCAAGACGGCGAGCAAGTCCCTCATGCCCGAGGAACTGGAAAAGGGTATGACGAAACAGCAGCTTCGCGACCTAATCGGCTACCTGAAGGGCGAATGA
- a CDS encoding DUF4160 domain-containing protein has translation MPTVLVVKGWRLFFYANEGNEPIHIHARNGGTECKFWLKVDVFDIEEAWSHAMTPR, from the coding sequence GTGCCGACCGTACTCGTTGTGAAAGGGTGGAGGCTGTTCTTCTATGCGAACGAAGGAAACGAGCCCATCCACATTCACGCGCGCAACGGCGGCACGGAGTGCAAGTTCTGGTTGAAGGTTGATGTCTTCGATATTGAGGAAGCGTGGTCACACGCAATGACCCCAAGATAG
- a CDS encoding alpha/beta hydrolase, with protein sequence MREGRGPCIVLIPGSWGDWRVYDRVVERLPEEFQIVIVELRGHGRSQPPTLDGSIESFADDVRRVTDALRLPHYFVGGHSIGGMVAIEIAGRNPNELDGVISIEGWTHHTVVKNAFGTSPIEPSSAAKKALIAADRERVQRNLTEEQIKAFGAIWRRWNGRAILDTTPLPVLEIWGDRSAPRPTLDALQIPDRSNIELVWVANASHYLLVEDPEAVANAITTFIHRRR encoded by the coding sequence GTGCGGGAAGGAAGGGGCCCGTGCATCGTGTTGATCCCCGGCAGTTGGGGCGATTGGCGCGTTTACGACCGCGTAGTCGAACGGCTGCCGGAGGAATTCCAAATCGTCATTGTCGAATTGCGTGGGCACGGACGCAGTCAGCCGCCTACGCTCGATGGATCTATCGAGTCGTTCGCCGACGACGTACGGCGCGTGACCGATGCGCTGAGGCTTCCCCATTACTTCGTCGGCGGGCACAGCATCGGCGGAATGGTTGCCATCGAAATCGCTGGACGCAATCCCAACGAACTCGACGGCGTGATCAGCATAGAAGGCTGGACGCACCACACCGTCGTGAAGAACGCGTTCGGCACGAGTCCTATCGAGCCGTCAAGCGCGGCGAAGAAAGCACTAATCGCGGCGGACCGCGAGCGTGTGCAACGTAACTTGACCGAGGAACAAATCAAGGCCTTCGGAGCGATCTGGCGCCGCTGGAATGGGCGCGCGATCCTGGACACGACGCCCCTGCCAGTTCTGGAAATCTGGGGAGATCGTAGCGCGCCGCGGCCGACGCTGGACGCTCTCCAAATTCCCGATCGCTCGAACATTGAACTCGTTTGGGTCGCCAATGCGTCGCACTATCTCCTGGTTGAAGACCCGGAAGCAGTCGCCAACGCCATTACCACGTTTATCCACCGGCGCCGTTAG
- a CDS encoding DUF3592 domain-containing protein: MPHRVSRRHRKIGWPEVWLIGVVALAIFPATVWWQQQYKPEWKRTGGQITSSELTRSHYNAQDYRTIAKVTYRYSVGMAKYTGRFDGLWPEVASPNALAPAEIDKLKEPNREVIVFYDPADAARSTLHPDTSGPSPLWIVLAAAGLCIAGAYTFLIYPAWRA, encoded by the coding sequence ATGCCGCACCGTGTCTCACGACGACACCGGAAGATAGGTTGGCCCGAGGTCTGGCTGATTGGCGTGGTCGCGCTCGCGATATTTCCCGCGACCGTATGGTGGCAGCAACAGTACAAGCCCGAATGGAAAAGGACCGGCGGCCAGATTACGTCCAGCGAATTAACGCGCTCACACTACAACGCGCAAGATTACCGCACGATCGCCAAGGTGACTTACCGGTATTCCGTCGGCATGGCGAAGTACACGGGCAGATTCGACGGGTTATGGCCCGAAGTCGCCAGCCCGAACGCGCTCGCACCGGCGGAGATCGATAAGCTGAAAGAACCGAATCGCGAGGTGATCGTGTTTTACGATCCGGCCGATGCCGCGCGCAGCACGCTGCATCCGGACACCTCCGGCCCGTCACCGCTGTGGATCGTGCTTGCCGCGGCGGGATTGTGCATCGCGGGCGCGTACACGTTTCTCATCTATCCGGCGTGGCGCGCGTAG